In Bosea sp. PAMC 26642, the DNA window GATGGTCCTGCAGGTTCTCGCCGACGCCGGGCAGGTTCGCGACCGTCTCGATGCCAAGCGCCTGCAGACGGGCTCCGTCGCCGATACCCGACCGTTCGAGGATCGCCGGCGATCCGACGGCCCCGGCGCTGAGCACGATCTCGCCCGAAGCCTCGGCCCGCAGTTTCTCGCCGGCATGGGTGAACTCGACTGCTGTCGCCCGGCCGTTCTCGACCACGACGCGTTCCACCAGGACGCCGATCTCCAGCCGGACGTTGCCGCGTTCGAGCGCCGGCACGAGGAAGGCGCGGTAAGAGGTGACACGCCGGCCGCGCCGCTGGTTGACCTGGAAATAGGCCGACCCTTCGTTGTCGCCGGTGTTGAAGTCCTCGATCTTGGCAATGCCGGCGCTTTCTGCTGCGTCGCGGATGGCGTCGAGGATCGCCCAACGGATGCGCGGATGCTCGACACGCCATTCCCCGCCGGAACGGTGCATACCGTTCTCGCCGGGTGCAATATGGTCCTCATGCTTGAGGAAGAGAGGCAGGACATCGTCCCAGCCCCAGCCCGAGAGGCCCATCTGCCGCCAGCCGTCATAGTCGGCGGCCTGGCCGCGCATATAGATCATGGCGTTGATCGCCGAGCTGCCGCCGACCACCTTGCCGCGCGGATAGGCCAGAGCCCGGCCGCCCAGGCCTTCCTGCGGTTCGGTCTGGAACAGCCAGTCGGCGCGCGGATTGCCGATCGCATAGAGATAGCCGACCGGGACGTGGAACCAGATCCAGTCGTCCTGCCCGCCGGCTTCCAATACCAAGACCCGCTTTCTGGGGTCGGCAGACAGTCGGTTCGCCACCACGCAGCCGGCCGAGCCTGCCCCGATGACGATATAGTCGAAGGTGCCGATGGTCCTGCATTCAGACATGGTGTTTCCCGCGTGCCGGCGGGCGATCCCGCTCTCATCGACTGCGAGCGATAGTCGCAGGACAGCCTTGCCGCAATGGCGCGGAAGGCAGGCGCAGGTGCACAGTGGTCGTGCGGGAAACGGCCGGGCCGGCGGCCAAGGCCTGCATTCTAGCGGTTCAAGTTGCGACGTCCTTCTGCCCGCAAAACGAGCGCGCATTGCCGGTCCACTGCCCGAAGCCGGTCGTGACCATGTTGCGGATAACGGTGCAGACATAGCGCTTCTGGGCCGGGTTGTTGTGCGGGCCGGCATGATAGCGCGCCACCGCCATGGTCCAGCTCGTATGCCGCGCCTTCAGGCGTTTCAGGAATTTGGCCGAATACTCGACGTTCAACGACGGTTCGAACATGGCGTCGAGGCTCGGGAACTGGTCGCGGTGATAGTGGTGGTTGATCTGCATGCAGCCGATATCGATCAGCTTCTTGCCGCTGGCCCGCGCCGCGTTGAATTCCGCCACGGCCTCGGCCTTGGTCGCGCCGAAGAAGGCGCGGCCATGGATGTTCAAGGCATAGGGCTGGAGCGAATTGCGCCGGCCGCTTTCGGTCAGGCCGACGGAGTAGAGCACGCCGAGCGGGATGTCGTAGGCGTTCGACACGCGGATCATGTGCTCCTCGCAGACCGTCTGCGCCGCCGCCGGCGTCGCCAGGCTACAGATAGCGATGAGGGTCGCGGCCGCTGCGGCCCGCAGGGTCCAGGTCATGGGCGTCGTCCTTGCTGGTTGCGTCGGGTGTCCAGCCGCCGCGTCGCGGCTCCCGCTGGTGTTCGCCTTGGCGGGACTGGTCGAAGCCGCGCCCTTGGCGTTGGTCCGATGGCTCGTTTGGGCTGCCGCCTTGCCCGGAGGCCTGCCGGTCGGGGGCCAGGCCGTCGATATGCACGGTCTCGACCGAGACGGCATCGACCGAGAAGCCGCTTGCCTTGACCACCTCGCGCAGCGCGTCCTTGTCGTTGGCCAGCATCCGGGCGGTCTCGGCATTGCTGGCCTCGATCCGGATCTCCATGCCGCCCTGCGTCAGCCGCATCTTGACGAGGAGGCTGCCGAGTTCGACGGGACGCAGCTCGAGATGGAGGATCTTCGTCGGGGCGGCGATCTCGGTCGGTTTGCTCGCGTCGAGCTCCGGCACGTCCTCTGTGCGGGCCGTCGCCAGTTCGGCCGCCGCCTGCCTGATCGGCTCGACCACCTGCTGGAACGGCGACAGCCGCATGACCGGCGGCAGATAGGTTTCCTGCTTGATGACGGTCACCGAAATCGGCTTGGCGGCTTTGGCCTCGGGGTCTTCTGTCTTTGAAGAGCCCTGTTTGTCGTCGACCAGAGCGCTCAGAGTGGCGAGGGCGTCGGCGTCCGGCGTCGTGCCGATCGGTGCATCTTCGCTCGGCATGGCGATTCCCGGCAGCATGTCGGAGGACAGTCCCTCCATGCCAGTCCCCTGGTTCAGGCCCATGCGAGCGGCGTTTCGCTCGGCAGCCGTCAATGCGCTGCCGAGCGCGGCCATCGCGTCGCCGCGTTTGCTCCCCGGCTCCCTGTCGCGCATGTCGAGCGATTCACGCGGAGCGACGGAGGCCTGCAGCGCGCCGAGCAAGAGTCGGGTCGCGGCGTCCGCGCCGCTGCCGGCCGCCATCTCGGTTCCCAGCTGCTGTTGCGCGCTTTCCAGGGCGAGGCCTGCGTCGGCGCTTTGGTCAGTCTCGTCCTGGGTCGATGCCGCATCCGCTGCTTTCTCGCCGGCGGTACCCGTCGCTTTGCCGTTGACGCTCAGGAGCAGGGCGCTGAACGCCGAGCCGCGCTCGTCGCGGCCCATAGCCCGACCTTTTGCGTCTTTCCCGGCAAGACCCGCCAATCCGGCGGCGATCTTGCCCCCGCGGGTCTGCGGAGGAAGGGGGGTGTCGAGTTGGCTCATGGCGTCGAATCTCCCTTTGTCGGCGGGTCGAGGAGGGCCTGAGCCTGGCCCAGGCTGCGCTCGGCTGCAGCCACAAGGCGCTTCACGCCGGGGTCGAGGTCCGAGGGCTCCGGCGTCCCGCTCGGAGTCGCAGTGGCGCTCGCGGTCCCGTCGACGATCTGGGCGGCGATCCGCAACGCGGTCCGATGGATCTCCTGCTCGACCGGTGCCAGCCGATGCGGATCGATCCGCTTCAATGTGTCGAGCGCGCCGTCGCCCCGGTCGAGCGCGATCCGGGCGGCGGCCGTATAGAGGGAGGCGCGGGCGACCGTCGCCTGATCGCCGCCCGGCAGCTTGGCGACCTCTTCGGCGGCGCGGCGCGCCTGCTCGAAGCGTCCCTTGACCAACGCATCGCGCGCGATGATGAGCAGCACGGCCCGCTGCTGCTCCCGGTCGAAAGCCCGCAAAGTCGCAACCAGTTGCGGAAACTTGGCGGGATCGCGTCCGATATCGAAACTGACGAGCCCCGTCGCGAAGGACTGCCGGAAATTGTCGGCATAGACCGAGCGGTCGAAGCGGCGGATGTATTGCGCGGTCGCCTTCTCCAGCCGGTCCAGCTCGTTGATCTCGGCAGCGATGAAGACGGCTCGGCGCAAGGCCCCCTCCTCGACCAGGGAGCCGGGCGCGAGCAACCGAGCCTGGTCGAGCAGCTTCAGGGCCTGTTTCTGGTCGCTGCGCATGATCAGCGACGCCTGGACGAGTGCGAGTTGGCCTGCCAGCGATTCATGCAGGCCCGCCGGATCGAGCGGCATCAGCAGGGTTTTCGCCTGGGCGAGGTCGCCCATCACATAGGCGAGCGCGCCCGGCGCGAGCCCTGCCGGCAGCCCTGCCGGCTCGCCGCGTTTCAGCAACTCCTGCAGGACGCCCGGTTGGCCGCCGCTCAACACATACTGCACGATGGCGCGCGTGTTGCGGGGATCGGCCCAGACCGTCGCATCCTGCTGCATCAGCGGCTGTTCGAGGTCGCGCAGCAGCCGGCCCTGCGCCGCATGGGCCGCGCGATTGCCCGTCGCCGCTTCGTTCTGGAGCGATTGCAGCGTCCGCATGAGCTGGTAGGGCTGTGGCACCGAGCTGGCCGTGCCGTCCTGCGCGAAAGCAGCAGGCGTAGCGAGCAGACACAGCAGCAGCACGCCGCAGAGACGATGTGCGATCCCGATCATGCCCGCTTCTCCCGGATCAGGATTTCGATGCGGCGGTTCTCGGCGGCGTTCGGATCGCTGGCGCGCGGCTTGCGGCTGGCATAGCCTTCGACATGGTCGATCCGGGCCTCGGGAATGCCGCCCTGGATCAAGAGGTCCTGCGCGACATGGGCGCGCGCCGTCGACAACCGCCAGTTGTCCTGCCGGGGACCGCGGAAACGGCGGGCATCGGTATGGCCGCGAATGATGATCGCGCCCTCGCGCTTGCTCAGGACGGCTGCGATGCGTTGCATCGCCTCGACCGTCTCGGGCTGCGGATCGGCTGAGCCGATCGCGAACATGCCGAAATTCACATTGTCGGTCAGGCTGATCAGGACGCCTTCGTCGGTCTGGCGGACTTCGACCTCGGGCGCGGCAGCGCCTGGTTTGGCGGCTTTTCCGTCGGCGATCGCCGAGGCGATGGCGCGGGCCACCGCGTCGTTTGCTTGAGTCTTCTCAAGGCCGGTCTTCGCGGTCGCCTGTGCCTCCGGCCCGGCCGCGCTGCGCGGCGTCATGGCGGCCGCGGCGGAAGGCGGCAGCACCGACGCCAGAGCCGTCTTGCCGGATTCTCTCGCTGAATTCGCCAAAGCCAGTTCGATGCTTGCAGGCGGCTCGACCCTGGCCGTGTCCGTCGGGGAGGTGGGCTGCGCCGCTGCGACGGGTGCGTTCGCTGACGCTACCGCCACTGGCGCAGCGTCGCCTGCCCAGGCTTCCTGCTTGCTCGGTTTGTCGGTCTGCGGGGACTGGCGCCAGAAATTTGGGTCGAACGGGTCGCGCATCGCTTCGCCGCCGTTCATTCCGGGCTTACCGGTCGCACCCAGCGTCAGGGTCGAGGCCCGGTCGGAGCCCGGCTCGGGCTTGGCCGCCGCAAGCTCCGCCAGCACGGCATAAGGGTCCTCGAAAGCAGCCTTGCCTTGCTTGGGATCCTTGAGCGCGGCGCTCGGCCGCCGTTCGGTGCCGGATTTCGGAGCGCCGGCCTGGTCGCCGTCGAGGCGCGAGACCTGATCGACCTCGCCGGGCTCGGCATCCTGCGGGTTGCGCACGCCCTTGCGGTCGGAAGTCGTGTCCGAAAGCCGGATCGGGTTGAAATATTGCGCGACGGTCGTGCGCGTCTCGCGGTTGGTCGAATTGACCAGCCAGAGTACCAGGAACAGCGCCATCATCGCGGTCATGAAGTCGGCGTGGGCGATCTTCCAGACGCCGGTCTTGGGCTGGTCGGCCACCTTGCCGGCGCTGCGGCGGATGATGATCACCTCCTGGCGGTCCTTTTCCATGATCGCGTG includes these proteins:
- a CDS encoding transglycosylase SLT domain-containing protein; this translates as MTWTLRAAAAATLIAICSLATPAAAQTVCEEHMIRVSNAYDIPLGVLYSVGLTESGRRNSLQPYALNIHGRAFFGATKAEAVAEFNAARASGKKLIDIGCMQINHHYHRDQFPSLDAMFEPSLNVEYSAKFLKRLKARHTSWTMAVARYHAGPHNNPAQKRYVCTVIRNMVTTGFGQWTGNARSFCGQKDVAT
- a CDS encoding GMC family oxidoreductase, which translates into the protein MSECRTIGTFDYIVIGAGSAGCVVANRLSADPRKRVLVLEAGGQDDWIWFHVPVGYLYAIGNPRADWLFQTEPQEGLGGRALAYPRGKVVGGSSAINAMIYMRGQAADYDGWRQMGLSGWGWDDVLPLFLKHEDHIAPGENGMHRSGGEWRVEHPRIRWAILDAIRDAAESAGIAKIEDFNTGDNEGSAYFQVNQRRGRRVTSYRAFLVPALERGNVRLEIGVLVERVVVENGRATAVEFTHAGEKLRAEASGEIVLSAGAVGSPAILERSGIGDGARLQALGIETVANLPGVGENLQDHLQIRPVYKVEGVRTLNSDYAKLWRRPLMALEYAAMRTGPLTMAPSQVGAFAKSSADYTTANLEFHFQPLSLDKWGDGLHPFGAFTASVCNLRPSSRGSVHLKTPRAEDAPAISPNYLATEEDRRVAVDALKLARRIVSQAPLARFRPQEHSPGPAATSDEALLEAAKVLGTTIFHPAGTVRMGRDGDTGAVLDERLRVRGIEGLRVVDASVMPAITSGNTAAPTMMIAEKASGMIREDARGR
- a CDS encoding MotB family protein; amino-acid sequence: MEKDRQEVIIIRRSAGKVADQPKTGVWKIAHADFMTAMMALFLVLWLVNSTNRETRTTVAQYFNPIRLSDTTSDRKGVRNPQDAEPGEVDQVSRLDGDQAGAPKSGTERRPSAALKDPKQGKAAFEDPYAVLAELAAAKPEPGSDRASTLTLGATGKPGMNGGEAMRDPFDPNFWRQSPQTDKPSKQEAWAGDAAPVAVASANAPVAAAQPTSPTDTARVEPPASIELALANSARESGKTALASVLPPSAAAAMTPRSAAGPEAQATAKTGLEKTQANDAVARAIASAIADGKAAKPGAAAPEVEVRQTDEGVLISLTDNVNFGMFAIGSADPQPETVEAMQRIAAVLSKREGAIIIRGHTDARRFRGPRQDNWRLSTARAHVAQDLLIQGGIPEARIDHVEGYASRKPRASDPNAAENRRIEILIREKRA
- a CDS encoding flagellar hook-length control protein FliK; its protein translation is MSQLDTPLPPQTRGGKIAAGLAGLAGKDAKGRAMGRDERGSAFSALLLSVNGKATGTAGEKAADAASTQDETDQSADAGLALESAQQQLGTEMAAGSGADAATRLLLGALQASVAPRESLDMRDREPGSKRGDAMAALGSALTAAERNAARMGLNQGTGMEGLSSDMLPGIAMPSEDAPIGTTPDADALATLSALVDDKQGSSKTEDPEAKAAKPISVTVIKQETYLPPVMRLSPFQQVVEPIRQAAAELATARTEDVPELDASKPTEIAAPTKILHLELRPVELGSLLVKMRLTQGGMEIRIEASNAETARMLANDKDALREVVKASGFSVDAVSVETVHIDGLAPDRQASGQGGSPNEPSDQRQGRGFDQSRQGEHQREPRRGGWTPDATSKDDAHDLDPAGRSGRDPHRYL